A window from Drosophila kikkawai strain 14028-0561.14 chromosome 2L, DkikHiC1v2, whole genome shotgun sequence encodes these proteins:
- the LOC108077363 gene encoding inactive pancreatic lipase-related protein 1, protein MSEYRTVILHLLLLAISGFCKGERQLRGWLPEFCVFADHECPNSRVTFWLYTNQTRNDPVQLDPLNPRPDLFEPRLPLKILIHGFIGNRSLTPNLEVRDVLLQTQPVNVISVDYETLVRWPCYFPWAVNNAPIVSECLAQMINNLLSSGIYRREEIHLIGFSLGAQVAGMVANYVSQPLARITGLDPAGPGFMTQFSLQQKLDASDADFVDVIHTDPFFFSMLPPMGHADFYPNLDQLNQRGCSYISNWRFFNCNHYRAAVYYGESIVSRRGFWAQQCGGWFDFFTQRCSHYSNMPNSQMGYFVSEDASGSYFLSTHEVSPFAKGPLIDVEMDIAEYRKLSNLTIN, encoded by the exons ATGAGCGAATATCGCACTGTGATCCTCCACCTTCTCCTCCTGGCAATCTCTGGTTTCTGCAAAGGAGAAAGGCAGCTGCGCGGTTGGCTACCGGAGTTCTGTGTCTTTGCCGATCATGAGTGTCCCAACTCGCGGGTTACCTTCTGGCTGTATACCAA CCAAACCCGCAATGATCCCGTTCAATTGGATCCGCTTAATCCTCGGCCAGACCTCTTCGAGCCTCGCTTGCCGCTAAAGATACTTATACATGGCTTCATAGGCAACAGGAGTCTGACGCCCAATCTGGAAGTGAGGGATGTGCTGCTCCAAACGCAGCCCGTCAATGTGATATCCGTGGATTACGAGACATTGGTTCGATGGCCCTGCTACTTTCCCTGGGCGGTGAATAATGCACCCATTGTGTCCGAGTGTCTGGCTCAAATGATAAACAATCTCCTATCGTCTGGCATCTACAGGCGAGAGGAGATCCATTTGATAGGCTTCAGTTTGGGTGCCCAGGTGGCTGGCATGGTGGCCAACTATGTGAGCCAGCCACTAGCCAGGATTACGGGTCTGGATCCGGCAGGTCCGGGTTTCATGACTCAGTTCTCGCTCCAACAAAAGCTAGATGCCAGCGATGCCGACTTCGTGGACGTCATTCACACCGATCCTTTCTTCTTTTCCATGCTTCCGCCGATGGGTCACGCCGATTTCTATCCGAATCTTGACCAGCTCAACCAGCGGGGATGCAGCTATATAAGTAACTGGAGGTTTTTCAATTGTAATCATTACAGGGCGGCGGTCTATTATGGAGAATCCATTGTCTCCAGAAGGGGATTCTGGGCGCAGCAGTGCGGCGGTTGGTTTGATTTCTTCACGCAGCGTTGCAGTCATTACTCGAATATGCCCAATTCCCAGATGGGCTACTTCGTCTCAGAGGA tgCCTCGGGCTCTTACTTTCTGAGCACCCACGAAGTTTCGCCGTTTGCCAAGGGACCACTTATTGATGTCGAAATGGATATAGCTGAATATCGCAAATTATCAAACTTGACAATTAACTGA